One stretch of Mus pahari chromosome 15, PAHARI_EIJ_v1.1, whole genome shotgun sequence DNA includes these proteins:
- the Taf7 gene encoding transcription initiation factor TFIID subunit 7 — protein sequence MSKNKDDAPHELESQFILRLPPEYAATVRRAVQSGHVNLKDKLSIELHPDGRHGIVRVDRVPLAAKLVDLPCVTESLKTIDKKTFYKTADISQMLVATVDGDLYPPVEEAAATADPKANKKKDKDKEKKFVWNHGITLPLKNVRKRRFRKTAKKKYIESPDVEKEVKRLLSTDAEAVSTRWEIIAEDETKETENQGLDISSPGMSGHRQGHDSLEHDELREIFNDLSSSSEDEEDVNIIDTEEDLERQLQDKLNESDEQHQENEGTNQLVMGIQKQIDNMKGKLQETQDRAKRQEDLIMKVENLALKNRFQAVLDELKQKEDREKEQLSSLQEELESLLEK from the coding sequence ATGAGTAAGAACAAAGATGATGCGCCTCATGAGCTAGAGAGCCAGTTTATCTTACGACTGCCCCCAGAATATGCCGCTACGGTGAGGAGGGCAGTGCAGTCTGGGCACGTCAACCTGAAAGACAAACTGAGCATTGAGTTACACCCTGATGGGCGTCACGGCATTGTCAGAGTGGATCGAGTGCCCTTGGCTGCAAAATTGGTCGATTTGCCTTGTGTTACAGAAAGCTTGAAAACCATTGATAAGAAAACCTTTTACAAGACAGCTGATATCTCTCAGATGCTTGTAGCCACAGTAGATGGTGACCTCTACCCTCCTGTGGAGGAggcagctgccactgctgatcccaaagcaaacaagaaaaaagataaggacaaagagaaaaagtTTGTTTGGAACCATGGAATTACTCTACCTCTAAAAAATGTCAGAAAGAGACGGTTCCGGAAGACAGCAAAGAAGAAGTACATTGAATCTCCAGATGTGGAAAAGGAAGTCAAGCGTCTGCTGAGTACAGATGCAGAAGCTGTCAGTACTCGTTGGGAGATAATTGCTGAAGATGAaacaaaggagacagaaaatCAAGGCCTTGATATCTCCTCTCCAGGCATGTCTGGCCACAGGCAGGGCCATGACTCACTAGAGCATGATGAGCTTCGAGAGATATTCAATgacctcagcagcagcagtgaagatgaagaagatgtaAACATCATTGATACCGAGGAAGATCTGGAGAGACAGCTACAAGACAAGCTAAATGAATCAGACGAACAACACCAAGAAAATGAAGGAACCAATCAGTTGGTTATGGGAATTCAGAAGCAGATTGATAACATGAAAGGCAAGCTCCAAGAAACCCAAGACAGGGCAAAGCGCCAGGAGGATCTTATCATGAAGGTAGAAAACCTGGCTCTCAAGAACAGGTTTCAGGCTGTTCTGGATGAGCTCAAACAGAAAGAAGACCGTGAAAAGGAGCAGCTTAGCTCTTTGCAAGAAGAGCTGGAATCACTTCTGGAGAAGTGA
- the LOC110333188 gene encoding mitochondrial ornithine transporter 2-like gives MQTFPQLYKGLADCFLKTYNQVGFSGLYRGTSPALLAYVTQGSVLFMCFGFCQQFVRKVARVEQNAELNDLETATAGSLASAFAALALCPTELVKCRLQTMYEMKMSGKIAQSYNTIWSMVKSIFMKDGPLGFYRGLSTTLAQEIPGYFFYFGGYEISRSFFASGGSKDELGPVPLMLSGGFAGVCLWLIIFPVDCIKSRIQVLSMFGKPAGLIETFVSVVRNEGVLALYSGLKATLIRAIPSNAALFLVYEYSRKMMMNMVEEF, from the coding sequence ATGCAGACCTTTCCGCAGCTGTACAAAGGCCTTGCCGACTGCTTCCTAAAGACCTACAACCAAGTGGGCTTCTCTGGCCTTTACAGGGGAACCAGCCCTGCACTGCTAGCCTATGTCACCCAGGGCTCTGTCCTGTTCATGTGCTTTGGCTTCTGCCAACAGTTTGTCAGGAAAGTGGCTAGAGTGGAGCAGAATGCAGAGCTGAACGACTTGGAGACTGCCACTGCTGGGTCGCTGGCGTCTGCATTTGCTGCGCTGGCCCTCTGCCCCACTGAGCTTGTGAAGTGTCGGCTGCAGACCATGTATGAGATGAAGATGTCAGGGAAGATAGCACAAAGCTATAACACAATTTGGTCTATGGTTAAGAGTATCTTCATGAAGGATGGTCCCTTAGGCTTCTATCGTGGACTCTCGACCACTCTTGCTCAGGAAATACCTGGTTATTTCTTCTACTTTGGGGGCTATGAAATCAGTCGATCATTTTTTGCATCAGGGGGATCAAAGGACGAGCTAGGCCCTGTCCCTTTGATGTTAAGTGGAGGCTTTGCTGGGGTCTGTCTCTGGCTTATCATATTCCCAGTGGACTGCATTAAATCCAGAATCCAGGTTCTTTCTATGTTTGGGAAACCTGCAGGATTAATCGAAACCTTTGTAAGTGTTGTGAGAAATGAAGGAGTATTAGCCTTGTATTCTGGATTGAAAGCCACTCTGATTCGAGCCATCCCTTCCAATGCCGCTCTCTTTTTGGTTTATGAGTACAGCAGAAAGATGATGATGAACATGGTGGAAGAATTCTGA